One genomic window of Ruminococcus gauvreauii includes the following:
- a CDS encoding phenylacetate--CoA ligase family protein has translation MSFDEKLRWFGFWTLDRLRGAPVRRYYDQIRRGFYGGTSLAETEQKIHKLIRHAVQTTEFYKDYDPDSRLSDLPVVNKDTFRDQYDAFISSVHKDAPDNRIMCTSGSTGTPLSMIQNRDKIHHNTAGGIFLGAAGGYYIGMKEAFIRVWVSNVKKSRLSLLMENMIMMDSSNMDDEGLARMLAVIRRKRVKCLVGYSSALEELSRYITNHGVDTSGFRVKSIIPISESMAPDFRKKLQKQFGCPVRAWYSNEENGIMGIQNKEDEGYQIDTESYYYEILKMDSDEPAAPGELGRIVITDLYNYAFPILRYDNGDTAVASRKVKDGKYKLYLTKLYGRRSDLIYDCGGKALTPYIITNNMWDVRGVKQFRFIQEDLTKYTLWLNGDREQMNIEDITHRILPYLGEQAELSIEFVDEIPVLQSGKRKYIENRCETYQNRKGSR, from the coding sequence ATGTCATTTGATGAAAAATTAAGATGGTTCGGATTCTGGACGCTCGACAGGCTTCGCGGCGCTCCTGTGCGCAGATACTATGACCAGATACGCCGCGGCTTTTATGGGGGGACCTCCCTGGCGGAGACGGAACAGAAGATTCACAAACTGATCCGTCACGCCGTGCAGACGACGGAATTCTATAAGGACTATGATCCGGACAGCAGACTTTCCGACTTGCCGGTTGTAAATAAAGATACATTCCGCGATCAGTATGACGCGTTTATATCCTCGGTACATAAGGATGCGCCGGATAACCGTATCATGTGTACCAGCGGTTCCACAGGAACCCCGCTTTCCATGATTCAGAACAGGGATAAGATCCATCATAACACGGCGGGCGGCATCTTTCTGGGCGCGGCGGGCGGATACTATATCGGCATGAAGGAAGCATTTATCCGTGTGTGGGTCAGCAATGTTAAGAAAAGCAGGCTGTCACTTCTGATGGAAAATATGATCATGATGGACAGCTCCAACATGGATGACGAGGGTCTGGCAAGGATGCTTGCTGTCATCCGCAGGAAACGAGTGAAGTGCCTGGTTGGCTATTCCTCGGCGCTCGAAGAACTCAGCCGTTATATCACAAATCACGGGGTGGACACCTCGGGATTCAGGGTGAAATCGATCATCCCGATCTCGGAATCCATGGCGCCGGATTTCCGAAAAAAGCTGCAGAAGCAGTTCGGCTGCCCGGTGCGGGCCTGGTACTCCAATGAAGAAAACGGTATCATGGGTATTCAGAACAAAGAAGACGAGGGATATCAGATCGATACCGAGAGTTACTACTATGAGATTCTGAAGATGGACAGCGATGAACCCGCGGCACCCGGAGAGCTTGGGCGGATCGTGATCACGGATCTGTACAATTACGCGTTTCCGATCCTGCGGTACGATAACGGGGATACTGCGGTGGCATCAAGGAAAGTGAAAGATGGAAAATATAAGCTCTATCTGACAAAGCTTTACGGCAGACGCAGCGATCTGATCTATGACTGCGGCGGCAAGGCGCTGACTCCGTATATCATCACGAACAACATGTGGGATGTGCGCGGGGTGAAGCAGTTTCGTTTCATTCAGGAGGATCTGACGAAATATACACTGTGGCTGAACGGCGACAGGGAGCAGATGAATATCGAGGACATCACACATCGGATTTTACCGTATCTGGGGGAACAGGCAGAGCTTTCCATTGAGTTTGTGGATGAGATTCCGGTGCTGCAGTCCGGAAAGAGAAAATATATTGAAAACCGGTGTGAAACATATCAGAACCGGAAGGGAAGCAGGTAA
- the rfbH gene encoding lipopolysaccharide biosynthesis protein RfbH, with protein sequence MFEHMTEQEAKDAILQMVGAYCDKYHNQKKCFEEGDRIPYASRVYDRTEMTNLVDSALEFWLTSGRYTDEFEENFARYLGIRFCSLVNSGSSANLLAFMALTSPLLGDRQVKPGDEIITVAAGFPTTVAPVIQYGAVPVFVDVTIPQYNIDVTKLEEAVSDRSKAVMIAHTLGNPFDLKAVKSFCDAHGLWLIEDNCDALGSTYTIDGETKLTGTIGDIGTSSFYPPHHMTMGEGGAVYTDNPLLHKIVRSFRDWGRDCVCPSGCDNLCGHRFDKQYGELPLGYDHKYVYSHFGYNMKATDMQAAVGCAQLEKFPSFVARRKENFARLKAGLTDVQEKFILPEACENSDPSWFGFLITCREGVDRNAVVQYAEKKGVQTRMLFSGNLIKHPCFDQMRSEGRGYRVPQELTVTDRIMTDTFWIGVYPGMTNEMIDYMINVLKEA encoded by the coding sequence ATGTTTGAACATATGACAGAGCAGGAAGCAAAAGATGCGATTCTGCAGATGGTCGGCGCTTACTGTGATAAATATCACAACCAGAAGAAATGTTTTGAGGAGGGAGACCGTATTCCTTATGCCTCCCGAGTTTATGACCGCACAGAGATGACGAATCTCGTGGACAGTGCGCTGGAGTTCTGGCTGACATCCGGGCGCTATACGGATGAGTTTGAGGAGAATTTTGCCAGATACCTGGGGATCCGGTTCTGCTCCCTGGTAAACTCGGGTTCTTCCGCCAATCTACTGGCATTTATGGCGCTGACCTCCCCGCTTCTCGGCGATCGTCAGGTAAAGCCGGGAGATGAGATCATCACGGTTGCGGCGGGATTCCCGACGACGGTGGCTCCGGTGATTCAGTACGGTGCGGTGCCGGTATTCGTGGATGTGACGATTCCTCAGTACAATATCGATGTGACAAAGCTGGAAGAGGCTGTGTCTGACAGGAGCAAAGCGGTGATGATTGCCCATACACTCGGCAATCCGTTTGACTTAAAAGCGGTGAAATCTTTCTGCGATGCGCATGGACTCTGGCTGATTGAGGACAACTGCGACGCACTCGGCAGCACTTATACGATCGATGGCGAGACAAAACTTACCGGAACGATCGGTGATATCGGAACGTCCAGCTTCTATCCGCCGCATCATATGACGATGGGAGAGGGGGGCGCCGTGTACACAGACAATCCGCTGCTGCACAAGATCGTCCGTTCTTTCCGTGACTGGGGGCGCGACTGTGTCTGCCCGTCAGGCTGTGACAACCTCTGCGGACACCGGTTTGACAAGCAGTACGGAGAACTTCCGCTCGGATATGATCATAAATATGTGTACTCGCATTTTGGATATAATATGAAGGCGACCGACATGCAGGCGGCTGTAGGTTGTGCACAGCTGGAAAAATTCCCGTCCTTTGTGGCACGGAGAAAGGAAAATTTTGCACGCCTGAAGGCGGGGCTTACCGATGTGCAGGAGAAGTTCATTCTTCCGGAGGCGTGTGAGAACTCCGACCCGAGCTGGTTTGGCTTTCTGATCACCTGCAGGGAAGGCGTGGACCGCAATGCGGTCGTACAGTATGCAGAAAAGAAAGGCGTTCAGACGAGAATGCTGTTTTCCGGCAATCTGATCAAGCATCCGTGCTTTGACCAGATGCGTTCCGAGGGCCGGGGCTACCGGGTGCCGCAGGAACTGACGGTGACGGACCGCATTATGACGGACACATTCTGGATCGGCGTCTATCCGGGCATGACGAATGAGATGATTGATTACATGATAAACGTGCTGAAAGAAGCATGA
- a CDS encoding NUDIX hydrolase, with protein MEYLDIVTEDGLPTGVTKERNAVHRDGDLHRTSHVWIARENQDHKMELLLQKRSMNKDSHPGCYDISSAGHIPAGMGYLESALRELKEELGICAGAAELIDKGLRRVRWQETFHGHIFRDNQVSRVYLLWRNVDLSDLCLQAEEVDSVCWMEYERCVRAVRENEIPNCIALEELRMLKQS; from the coding sequence ATGGAGTATCTGGATATCGTGACGGAAGACGGGCTTCCTACGGGTGTTACAAAAGAACGAAATGCTGTTCACAGGGACGGAGATCTGCACCGCACGTCACACGTGTGGATTGCAAGAGAGAATCAGGATCATAAAATGGAACTGCTGCTTCAGAAACGAAGTATGAATAAAGATTCACATCCGGGCTGTTACGATATCTCCTCGGCCGGACATATCCCTGCCGGTATGGGATATCTGGAGTCTGCGCTTCGCGAGCTTAAAGAGGAACTGGGAATTTGTGCAGGGGCCGCAGAGCTCATTGACAAAGGACTTCGCCGGGTTCGGTGGCAGGAGACCTTTCACGGTCATATATTCCGGGACAATCAGGTCAGCAGGGTCTATCTGCTGTGGAGAAACGTTGACCTCAGTGATCTGTGCCTGCAGGCGGAAGAGGTGGATTCCGTCTGCTGGATGGAATATGAGAGATGCGTCCGGGCAGTGCGGGAGAACGAAATCCCCAATTGTATTGCCTTGGAGGAGCTTCGGATGCTGAAACAATCATAG
- the rfbG gene encoding CDP-glucose 4,6-dehydratase → MVDLNFYRGKKVLVTGHTGFKGSWLCRMLTGAGARVTGYSLEPPTQPNLFSVCGIEQQMESVNGDIRDFHHLSEVMNTVRPEIVLHLAAQPIVRDSYKNPVYTYETNVMGTVNILECVRQCGSVRSFLNVTTDKVYHNHEWEWGYRETDALDGFDPYSNSKSCSELVTHSYRSSFFADGQTAISTARAGNVIGGGDFANDRIIPDCIRAAARKEPIRVRNPFSTRPFQHVLEPLNAYLLIARRQYEDSRFAGYYNVGPDDEDCVTTGELVDMFCEAWGDGQTWISQSEDGPHEANFLKLDCSRMKHVFGWKPRWHVREAIEKTVEWSRAYLGGKDVCTCMDAQIKEFM, encoded by the coding sequence ATGGTGGATTTGAATTTTTACAGAGGAAAAAAGGTATTGGTTACGGGACATACCGGTTTCAAGGGGAGCTGGCTGTGCCGTATGCTGACCGGTGCGGGTGCACGGGTGACGGGGTATTCCCTGGAACCGCCGACCCAGCCGAATCTTTTTTCTGTTTGCGGTATAGAACAGCAGATGGAGTCGGTGAACGGAGATATCCGGGACTTTCATCATCTGTCGGAGGTAATGAATACGGTGCGGCCGGAGATTGTGCTCCATCTGGCGGCACAGCCGATCGTGCGGGATTCCTATAAGAATCCCGTCTACACGTATGAGACAAACGTAATGGGGACAGTCAATATTCTGGAATGTGTGCGGCAGTGTGGCAGTGTGCGTTCCTTTTTGAATGTTACGACAGATAAAGTGTATCATAACCATGAGTGGGAGTGGGGATACAGGGAGACGGATGCGCTGGACGGCTTTGACCCCTATTCCAACAGCAAATCCTGTTCGGAGCTGGTGACGCACAGTTACCGTAGCTCCTTCTTTGCGGACGGTCAGACGGCCATCTCCACCGCACGTGCCGGAAATGTGATCGGGGGCGGAGACTTCGCGAACGACCGCATTATTCCCGACTGCATCCGTGCAGCGGCCAGAAAAGAGCCGATCAGGGTTCGGAACCCATTCTCCACGAGACCGTTTCAGCATGTGCTGGAGCCTCTGAATGCATATCTTCTGATTGCCAGGAGACAGTATGAGGACAGCCGCTTTGCAGGATACTATAATGTGGGACCGGATGATGAGGACTGCGTGACGACCGGCGAGCTGGTGGATATGTTCTGCGAGGCGTGGGGAGACGGACAGACATGGATCAGCCAGTCGGAGGACGGACCGCACGAGGCGAATTTTCTGAAGCTGGACTGCTCAAGGATGAAGCATGTCTTTGGCTGGAAACCGCGCTGGCACGTGAGGGAAGCTATTGAGAAGACGGTAGAATGGTCCAGGGCCTATCTGGGAGGAAAAGATGTCTGTACCTGCATGGATGCGCAGATTAAAGAATTTATGTAA
- a CDS encoding phenylacetate--CoA ligase family protein, with protein MQAGEILRRTAFNLLDAVRGRKLEKLKTVNKREIVDGITEEYEKRRLHTLLEYAKDSSAYYRAHCADAQKLSEFPVMNKADYNAHFSEILCDSYQGEQKKTYRLSTSGSTGAPFTVLCDGDKMNRINMNFISCMELNGFRMGMKRGEFRVWIDGKNTISKWKSFRNNLIMIDISNMGDDALADICRTIRRQRIQVLVSYSSALTALAAYMKRMNIDVSGWDVEMIFSMGEALPDATFDALTDIFGFRPVRSYGNNENGFIAIGLPGRNDYTIDLYNFYIEILKLDSDEPAEPGELGRIVVTDYYNRAFPMIRYDTGDTGIMEVTVDEKGRKRGIFREIYGRRGSLMYNCKGEPLSIHVFMNVLINLEGVVHQAKCIQWEKKRYELLLNADRDKIDETAVVDSYRRYLGEEAVIDVTYVDEIPIQASGKRMVCENRCPDYQ; from the coding sequence ATGCAGGCTGGTGAAATTTTGCGGAGAACCGCATTCAATCTGCTCGACGCCGTAAGGGGCAGAAAGCTTGAGAAACTGAAAACAGTCAATAAACGGGAGATCGTGGACGGCATCACAGAAGAGTATGAGAAAAGACGGCTGCATACGCTGCTCGAATACGCGAAAGACAGCTCTGCGTATTACCGGGCACACTGTGCGGATGCCCAAAAACTCAGCGAATTTCCGGTGATGAATAAAGCGGATTACAACGCGCATTTTTCAGAGATTCTCTGTGACTCCTACCAGGGGGAGCAGAAGAAGACGTACCGCCTGTCCACGAGCGGATCGACCGGAGCGCCGTTTACGGTACTCTGTGACGGGGACAAGATGAACCGCATCAACATGAATTTTATTTCCTGTATGGAGCTGAATGGATTTCGGATGGGTATGAAACGCGGGGAGTTTCGTGTCTGGATCGACGGAAAGAACACCATCAGCAAGTGGAAATCCTTCAGAAACAACCTGATCATGATCGACATTTCAAACATGGGGGACGATGCGCTTGCAGATATCTGCAGGACGATCAGGAGACAGAGGATTCAGGTGCTGGTCAGCTATTCGAGTGCACTGACAGCGCTTGCCGCTTATATGAAACGGATGAATATAGATGTTTCGGGCTGGGATGTGGAGATGATCTTCTCGATGGGCGAGGCGCTGCCGGATGCCACATTTGACGCGCTGACCGATATCTTTGGCTTCCGTCCGGTGCGTTCCTATGGAAATAATGAGAATGGATTTATCGCGATCGGGCTTCCGGGACGGAATGATTACACCATAGACCTCTACAACTTTTACATCGAGATCCTGAAGCTTGACAGCGATGAGCCGGCAGAGCCCGGCGAGCTTGGCAGGATCGTGGTGACGGATTATTATAACCGGGCGTTTCCGATGATTCGCTATGATACGGGGGATACCGGGATCATGGAAGTGACGGTTGATGAGAAGGGCAGAAAGCGCGGCATTTTCAGGGAGATTTATGGGCGCCGGGGATCTCTGATGTATAATTGCAAAGGAGAACCGCTGTCGATTCACGTATTTATGAATGTGCTGATCAATCTGGAAGGGGTCGTCCATCAGGCGAAGTGTATCCAGTGGGAGAAAAAGAGGTATGAGCTGCTCCTGAATGCAGACCGGGATAAGATTGATGAAACAGCTGTGGTGGATTCTTACCGCCGCTATCTGGGCGAGGAAGCGGTCATCGATGTGACGTACGTGGATGAGATTCCCATTCAGGCCTCCGGCAAGCGTATGGTCTGTGAGAACAGGTGTCCGGATTATCAGTAA
- a CDS encoding thiamine pyrophosphate-binding protein, producing MKKKVSDYIADTIADGGVRDVFTVTGGGAMHLNDSFGHHGRLRCTYHHHEQASAMAAEAYARIDNRMAAVCVTSGPGATNAITGVLCAWTDSIPMLVLSGQVRYATTVRSTGLALRTMGVQEYDIVPSVAPMTKYAVMVTDAKDIRYHLERAMYLAVNGRPGPVWLDLPLDVQGAVVETDELRGYDPLEDAGEPGEKVSRRTAEKILDKIRQSSRPVLFVGNGVRLAGAMDDFHELAGRLGVPVVTGMSSVDAMETADPLYVGRNGGTGDRAGNFAVQNSDLLLSIGSRQSFLQTGFQYQSWARKAYTILNDIDGEELKKPNLHVDLPVVADAADLIQILLQCLKEAGYTPASPLFQGTDWKAQCRLWKERYPVVTGEHYRTLEDGRTNIYAFYHEMTNLLKEGANLVVSVGTSRVAGSQSAVIKKGQRFITNPNTASMGYCLPAAIGVARASGGEVVCVTGEGSLQMNLQELQTIRHNRFPIKLFVINNEGYHSIRQTQMSFFGEPLVGVGEESGDLSFPELAKLAAAYGFPYRSLKSSGSLRQDLTEVLGQEGAAICEVFVTKKQYTQPKTASRRLADGSMFSAPLEDMYPFLDREELKKNMWIPLVDEEV from the coding sequence ATGAAAAAGAAAGTTTCTGATTATATAGCGGATACGATTGCCGACGGCGGAGTCCGCGACGTGTTTACGGTGACGGGCGGAGGTGCGATGCATCTGAATGATTCGTTCGGGCATCATGGCAGACTTCGCTGTACGTATCATCACCATGAGCAGGCGTCGGCGATGGCCGCGGAGGCGTATGCGCGGATCGATAACCGCATGGCTGCCGTCTGCGTGACCTCCGGGCCGGGGGCCACCAATGCGATCACGGGTGTGCTGTGTGCCTGGACGGATTCGATACCGATGCTGGTGCTTTCGGGTCAGGTGCGGTATGCGACGACGGTGAGAAGCACGGGGCTTGCGCTGCGTACTATGGGTGTGCAGGAATACGACATCGTGCCGTCGGTTGCGCCGATGACGAAATATGCGGTGATGGTCACGGACGCAAAAGACATCCGCTATCATCTGGAGAGGGCGATGTATCTGGCTGTGAATGGACGGCCTGGTCCCGTATGGCTGGACCTGCCGCTGGATGTGCAGGGAGCTGTGGTGGAGACGGATGAACTGCGGGGATATGATCCGTTGGAGGATGCCGGGGAGCCGGGTGAGAAGGTGAGCCGCCGGACGGCGGAAAAGATCCTCGATAAAATCAGGCAGTCGTCCCGGCCGGTACTGTTCGTTGGAAATGGGGTCCGTCTGGCGGGTGCCATGGATGATTTTCATGAACTGGCAGGGCGGCTGGGCGTGCCGGTGGTGACCGGAATGAGCAGTGTGGATGCAATGGAGACTGCCGATCCGCTGTATGTCGGAAGAAACGGCGGGACGGGTGACCGTGCGGGCAACTTTGCCGTGCAGAACAGTGACCTGCTGCTGTCCATCGGCAGCCGGCAGAGCTTTCTGCAAACCGGTTTCCAGTATCAGAGCTGGGCGCGGAAAGCGTATACGATTTTAAATGACATTGACGGGGAAGAGCTGAAGAAACCGAACCTCCATGTGGACCTTCCGGTCGTGGCGGATGCTGCCGATCTGATTCAGATACTCCTTCAATGTTTGAAAGAAGCGGGATATACGCCGGCATCTCCGCTATTTCAGGGGACAGACTGGAAGGCGCAGTGCCGCCTGTGGAAGGAGCGCTATCCGGTGGTGACGGGGGAACACTACCGGACGCTGGAGGACGGACGCACCAATATCTATGCGTTCTACCATGAGATGACGAATCTTTTGAAGGAAGGTGCCAATCTGGTGGTCAGTGTCGGGACATCACGGGTAGCGGGGAGTCAGAGTGCGGTGATCAAGAAGGGACAGCGATTTATCACGAATCCCAATACGGCGTCCATGGGATACTGCCTGCCCGCCGCGATCGGCGTGGCGCGGGCATCCGGCGGTGAGGTGGTCTGCGTGACCGGCGAGGGAAGCCTGCAGATGAACCTGCAGGAGCTGCAGACGATCCGGCATAACAGATTTCCGATCAAATTGTTTGTGATCAACAATGAGGGGTACCACTCGATCCGCCAGACCCAGATGAGCTTCTTCGGTGAGCCGCTGGTCGGTGTGGGCGAGGAGAGCGGGGATTTGAGTTTCCCAGAACTTGCAAAGCTTGCCGCGGCGTATGGATTTCCTTACAGAAGCCTGAAAAGCAGCGGGAGCCTGAGACAGGATCTCACAGAAGTTCTCGGGCAGGAGGGCGCGGCTATCTGTGAGGTGTTTGTCACGAAGAAGCAGTATACACAGCCGAAGACAGCGTCCCGGCGGCTTGCCGACGGCAGTATGTTCTCTGCGCCGCTTGAGGATATGTACCCGTTTCTGGATCGGGAAGAGCTGAAGAAAAATATGTGGATTCCGCTCGTGGATGAAGAGGTGTAA
- the rfbF gene encoding glucose-1-phosphate cytidylyltransferase — MKVVILAGGFGTRISEESHLKPKPMIEIGEKPILWHIMKLYSYYGYNEFIICCGYKQHVIKEWFADYYLHNSDITFDFTKENKMIVHNNISEPWKVTLIDTGLMTMTGGRIKRIREYLEEDTFLLTYGDGVSDVNIAELVKFHHTHRKMATITSAQPDGRFGVLDILEDGTITNFKEKKKEDGGWINAGFMVLEPEMIDLIEGDETVFERYPLEEAARRSQLNAYRHSGFWQCMDTMREKEKLEEMWLSGRAPWKVWK, encoded by the coding sequence ATGAAAGTTGTAATTCTGGCAGGCGGATTCGGGACGAGAATCAGCGAAGAAAGCCACCTGAAGCCTAAACCGATGATTGAGATCGGTGAAAAACCGATTTTATGGCATATTATGAAGCTGTACTCTTACTACGGCTACAATGAATTTATCATTTGCTGCGGGTATAAGCAGCATGTGATCAAAGAGTGGTTCGCGGATTATTATCTGCACAACAGCGATATCACATTTGATTTTACAAAAGAAAATAAGATGATCGTACATAATAATATATCCGAACCCTGGAAGGTGACACTGATTGATACGGGGCTTATGACGATGACAGGGGGACGTATTAAGAGGATTCGTGAATATCTGGAGGAGGACACATTTCTGCTGACCTACGGGGACGGTGTGTCGGACGTCAACATTGCTGAGCTTGTAAAATTTCATCATACACACAGAAAAATGGCAACGATCACGTCGGCGCAGCCGGACGGCCGTTTTGGCGTGCTGGATATCCTGGAAGACGGGACGATCACGAATTTCAAGGAAAAGAAAAAAGAGGACGGCGGCTGGATCAATGCCGGTTTCATGGTACTGGAGCCTGAGATGATAGACCTGATCGAGGGGGATGAGACGGTATTTGAGCGGTATCCGCTGGAGGAGGCTGCCCGCCGCTCTCAGCTGAATGCGTACCGGCACAGCGGTTTCTGGCAGTGCATGGATACGATGCGCGAGAAAGAAAAACTTGAGGAGATGTGGCTGTCCGGACGGGCGCCCTGGAAGGTGTGGAAGTGA
- a CDS encoding lipopolysaccharide biosynthesis protein: protein MGETQKKQILGNTVYTMGGMLLMNGVLQLLIYPLLNRHMGADQMGGLLYIMGLVSILCPSVGQSLNTSRLVVRRTFAVTNGDYDRSLLLFGGIGSVIAVLASIRFMTGTGTVILTLLLLMLTTFRYYGDVEYRLNLNYRRFFVYYLVMSIGYIIGFGLYWLTDIWFFIFLAGEAASLVYVSVTGSVFRQFFTKSDYFKVACSRGFFLMLSYLITNVTLNMDRVALKYMIGNVAVTQYYVVSLIGKTMVLLIAPINTIVISYLTRREHTLRRKEFGMAVLAGSGVSLVFFLFCQIATPIFVRLLYPDLYEAVRGLVTVVNLTQVLGMFSAFLFILVLTFTDEKWQLILQSGHLILMTVLVLCLTGQYGIMGFSCAVLAANVVRVIAVTALGFAKLCKKQKR from the coding sequence GTGGGAGAGACGCAGAAGAAACAGATTTTAGGAAATACGGTATATACGATGGGCGGCATGCTGTTGATGAACGGCGTGCTGCAGCTGCTGATCTATCCGCTGCTGAACCGCCATATGGGAGCGGATCAGATGGGCGGCCTTTTGTATATCATGGGGCTTGTGAGCATTCTCTGTCCGTCCGTCGGACAGTCGCTCAACACGAGCCGGCTCGTGGTCCGCAGGACATTTGCAGTCACAAACGGGGACTACGACCGATCACTGCTGCTGTTCGGGGGGATCGGCAGTGTGATTGCAGTGCTTGCATCCATCCGTTTCATGACGGGGACCGGGACGGTCATCTTAACGCTGCTTTTACTGATGCTGACGACATTTCGGTATTATGGTGACGTGGAGTACCGTCTGAACCTGAATTACCGCAGGTTTTTTGTCTATTATCTGGTGATGAGCATCGGGTATATCATCGGATTTGGACTGTACTGGCTGACGGATATATGGTTTTTCATCTTTCTTGCGGGTGAGGCTGCCAGCCTGGTCTACGTATCGGTTACCGGATCGGTGTTCCGGCAGTTTTTTACGAAGAGCGATTACTTTAAGGTTGCATGCTCGCGCGGATTTTTCCTGATGCTGTCCTATCTGATCACAAATGTGACACTGAATATGGATCGCGTGGCGCTGAAATATATGATTGGAAATGTCGCGGTTACACAGTATTATGTCGTATCCCTGATCGGGAAGACGATGGTGCTGCTGATTGCGCCCATCAACACGATCGTGATTTCTTATCTGACCAGGAGGGAGCATACGCTGCGCAGAAAGGAATTCGGCATGGCGGTGCTGGCCGGCAGCGGTGTCAGTCTCGTGTTCTTTTTATTCTGTCAGATTGCTACGCCGATCTTCGTAAGACTGCTGTATCCGGATCTGTATGAGGCGGTGCGCGGACTGGTGACGGTCGTAAACCTGACCCAGGTGCTGGGCATGTTCTCGGCGTTTTTGTTCATTCTGGTACTGACATTTACCGATGAGAAATGGCAGCTGATTCTTCAGTCGGGGCATCTGATTCTGATGACAGTTCTGGTGCTCTGTCTGACGGGACAGTACGGGATCATGGGATTTTCCTGTGCTGTACTGGCGGCAAATGTTGTGCGTGTAATTGCTGTGACGGCTCTGGGATTTGCAAAATTGTGTAAAAAACAAAAAAGATAA